One region of Syngnathus scovelli strain Florida chromosome 15, RoL_Ssco_1.2, whole genome shotgun sequence genomic DNA includes:
- the nfrkb gene encoding nuclear factor related to kappa-B-binding protein: MDVLTHILTDPLEPKEEEGGQITEECMLGDCRVSLPEELLEDPEIFFSVMSESTWTEVLSDSQRQHLSQFLPQFPDNNKAEQGNVVDDLFNNRNFHFGNPLHLAQKLFRDGYFNPEVVKYRQLCAKSQQRRQLYSLQQYYHRLLKQILVSRKELLDFAVHNGLDFPPKRKVQTRSHAEIREQKVRRRLRRILKEVKTECGDSNASSDDDDLTLWTPAPQSPSSPSPTVSLRVVPSLSTQDMKTTEKTQLGEQDLKAMLQNHREKRKRQPDHPDLMTSDIHLSDILSRANIGRKSALPLFELSLPKKKIKEERKKKKMRTVKVESEDPCDALTSDVPAAPLANIINSMPDTPLTPLANIKEEILEEPPCSPVAVEELAVSFFSLLESILRTEHLASTSVLEEKVQMWQMSPASSLNAWFSSASCWSDLVLHALQFLAGESKEGVMALPSGFLPFVEFVDETQQWKWIGPIQDAEKDLIALCQLWLDSKDFVVKTESEELSELTPPMPRVSTDYVVRPSTGDERQLFQIQEQQRYSQPHKAFTFRMHGFESVVGPVKGVFDKEMSLNKAREHTLLRSNRPPYVTILSLVRDAAARLPNGEGTRAEICELLKDSQFLAPDVTSAQVNTVVSGALDRLHYEKDPCVKYDIGRKLWIYLHRNRSQEEFERIHQAQAAAAKARKALQQKPKPASKPKSSSKDAGGKTTGSLEAGQDIGPMSPTASTPTQNTSGTPKSPLPCTVTTPIKTTVADAIKSNPGVLLVSPPSLPQLGSILPTSQASPVTSQSLPSQHAARIVSHLQAGSLPQVRVVSTQPALGSLSGSQQAALVHQNPHQIRMPVSVATKGISQAVVSMPLRSQSASPVQVPNTLTVSTAMVAKAQTVSPGTPANIPASSSAVLQGIASQTIKQVSITGQLGAKASGAAGIPLTTTNVRIQGKDVLRLPPSSITTDAKGQTVLRITPDMMATLTKSPVATVKLTPDFLGTTAGGCSKSISATLHVTPSHTTVSASASCTGDVHAAKTAPISSTLLKAAGDTAIRLMPTLGVTMADQKSRTFSTVSSPDKSGTTIRIMPGLGVIPQKQGQTITMTTASCSKPLTVSASGNVMAGAKSITVASGASTSLKLGANTATMRQVPAPVVNTQTGKLPARITVPLSVLNQPLKSKSVVTTPIVKGSLNTNISSLGRNIILTTMPAGTKLIAGNKPVSFVTAQQFQQLQQQGQATQVRIQTVQAQQLQQHMAAASAKSVSTVVVTTAPSPKCPPDLPPAPPQ; the protein is encoded by the exons ATGGATGTCCTGACTCACATACTTACAGACCCCCTCGAGCCCAAAGAGGAAGAGGGTGGACAGATCACTGAGGAATGCATGCTCGGAGACTGCAGGGTCAGCCTGCCTGAGGAACTACTTGAAGAT CCCGAAATCTTCTTCTCTGTGATGAGTGAAAGCACATGGACTGAAGTGCTCTCGGATTCCCAGCGGCAACACCTCAGTCAGTTTCTGCCACAATTCCCCGACAATAACAAAGCAGAGCAGGGCAACGTCGTCGATGACCTGTTCAACAACAGAAATTTTCATTTTGGAAATCCTCTTCATCTTGCACAAAAATTATTCAGAG ATGGTTACTTCAACCCTGAAGTTGTCAAGTACAGGCAGTTGTGTGCCAAGTCTCAGCAAAGACGACAGTTGTACTCACTTCAGCAATATTACCACAGGCTGCTGAAACAAATCCTCGTCTCCCGAAAG GAGTTATTAGATTTTGCCGTTCACAATGGTCTGGACTTTCCACCTAAGAGAAAGGTACAGACGAGGAGTCACGCAGAAATACGAGAACAAAAGGTTAGAAGAAGACTGAGACGCATTTTAAAGGAGGTGAAAACTGAATGTGGAGACAGTAATGCTTCATCTGATGATGACG ATCTAACGTTGTGGACACCAGCACCACAGTCACCGTCCTCGCCGTCACCCACCGTCTCCCTCAGAGTTGTGCCCAGCCTCTCTACCCAAGATATGAAGACCACTG AAAAAACCCAACTTGGAGAGCAGGACTTGAAAGCCATGCTACAAAACCATCGGGAGAAGAGGAAGCGACAACCA GATCATCCAGACTTGATGACCTCTGACATTCACCTCAGTGACATACTCTCCAGGGCAAATATTGGTCGCAAATCAGCCTTAC CGCTTTTTGAGCTGTCTCTGccgaagaaaaaaatcaaagaagagagaaagaagaagaaaatgagaaCAGTCAAAGTGGAATCGGAGGATCCCTGTGATGCTCTTACTTCAGACGTCCCAGCTGCCCCTCTGGCGAACATCATTAACTCCATGCCAGACACGCCGTTGACCCCGCTGGCCAACATCAAGGAGGA AATCCTGGAGGAGCCTCCGTGCAGCCCGGTGGCCGTGGAAGAACTAGCCGTCAGCTTCTTCAGCTTGTTGGAGAGCATATTGAGGACGGAGCACCTGGCCAGCACTTCAGTG ctggaggagaaagtccaaaTGTGGCAGATGTCTCCTGCGAGCTCACTCAACGCCTGGTTTTCATCTGCTTCCTGCTGGTCTGACTTGGTCCTCCACGCCTTGCAGTTTCTCGCTGGAGAGAGTAAAG AAGGTGTCATGGCGCTCCCCAGCGGCTTCCTGCCATTTGTGGAATTCGTCGATGAAACACAGCAGTGGAAGTGGATCG GCCCCATTCAGGATGCAGAAAAGGACTTAATTGCACTTTGTCAATTGTGGTTAGATTCTAAAGATTTTGTGGTTAAG ACTGAAAGTGAAGAGCTATCAGAGTTAACACCCCCCATGCCACGAGT ttcgaCTGATTACGTGGTGAGACCCAGCACGGGAGATGAAAGACAACTCTTCCAAATTCAG GAACAGCAGCGATACAGCCAACCCCACAAAGCTTTCACGTTCCGCATGCATGGTTTTGAATCGGTCGTGGGGCCCGTCAAGGGAGTGTTTGATAAGGAAATGTCTCTCAATAAAGCTCGGGAGCATACGCTGTTGCGCTCCAATCGCCCACCTTATGTCACCATCCTCTCTCTGG TTCGTGACGCAGCAGCCAGGCTTCCCAATGGAGAGGGAACTCGGGCAGAAATCTGTGAACTTCTCAAGGACTCACAGTTTCTTGCCCCTGACGTCACAAGTGCACAG GTGAACACAGTTGTCAGCGGTGCTCTGGATAGATTGCACTATGAGAAGGACCCCTGTGTGAAGTACGACATTGGTCGCAAACTGTGGATTTACCTGCACCGCAACCGCAGTCAAGAAGAGTTTG AGAGGATTCACCAGGCTCAAGCGGCTGCCGCAAAAGCAAGAAAAGCACTGCAGCAGAAACCAAAACCTGCGTCCAAGCCT AAATCAAGCAGTAAAGATGCAGGAGGTAAAACAACGGGATCTTTGGAAGCAGGACAGGATATAGGTCCCATGTCGCCGACAGCGTCTACTCCAACCCAAAACACTTCTGGCACCCCAAAGTCACCCTTGCCCTGCACGGTCACGACACCAATTAAGACTACAGTCGCTGATGCAATCAAATCCAACCCAGG CGTTCTCCTAGTGTCTCCCCCTTCCTTGCCTCAGCTGGGCTCAATCTTACCCACCAGTCAGGCCAGCCCAGTTACATCTCAGTCTCTTCCTTCCCAACACGCGGCCCGAATAGTGAGCCACCTGCAGGCAGGCTCACTCCCTCAGGTTCGGGTCGTCTCCACTCAGCCCGCACTAGGTTCTCTGTCAGGAAGTCAGCAAGCTGCTTTGGTTCATCAGAACCCTCATCAGATCAGGATGCCAGTGTCTGTGGCAACCAAGGGTATCTCACAG GCAGTTGTGTCTATGCCTTTGAGGAGCCAGTCTGCTAGTCCTGTACAGGTGCCCAACACTTTGACGGTTTCCACGGCAATGGTGGCCAAAGCTCAGACCGTGTCACCTGGCACCCCAGCCAACATCCCCGCATCGTCGTCGGCTGTGCTGCAAGGAATCGCCAGCCAAACCATCAAACAA gtGTCCATCACAGGCCAGTTAGGTGCGAAAGCCTCGGGAGCAGCCGGAATTCCGCTTACCACCACAAACGTCCGCATCCAGGGTAAAGATGTCTTGCGCCTTCCGCCCTCCTCCATCACCACGGATGCCAAAGGCCAGACCGTACTGCGGATCACGCCGGACATGATGGCCACGCTCACCAAATCACCCGTGGCGACAGTCAAACTCACTCCCGACTTCCTGGGCACGACCGCCGGCGGCTGTAGCAAGAGCATATCGGCCACGCTCCACGTCACGCCCTCGCACACCACTGTGTCCGCCTCCGCGTCCTGCACAGGGGACGTACATGCCGCCAAAACGGCGCCTATCTCTTCCACCCTGCTGAAAGCCGCAGGCGACACAGCCATACGCCTGATGCCCACTTTAGGCGTTACCATGGCCGACCAGAAATCTCGCACCTTCTCCACCGTCAGCTCTCCGGACAAGAGCGGCACCACCATCCGGATCATGCCGGGCCTCGGGGTGATCCCGCAGAAGCAAGGTCAGACCATCACCATGACAACCGCCAGCTGCAGCAAGCCCCTGACGGTATCCGCCAGCGGTAATGTCATGGCTGGCGCCAAGAGCATCACAGTGGCCTCGGGAGCCTCGACCTCTCTGAAGCTGGGTGCAAACACAGCAACCATGCGCCAGGTGCCTGCTCCTGTTGTCAACACACAGACG GGCAAGTTACCTGCCCGCATCACAGTTCCTTTATCAGTCCTCAACCAACCACTGAAAAGTAAAAGTGTGGTGACGACACCAATTGTGAAGGGGAGCCTCAACACAAA TATCAGCAGCTTGGGTAGGAACATCATCCTGACCACCATGCCTGCGGGTACCAAGCTGATTGCTGGGAACAAACCGGTCAGCTTCGTCACAGCGCAACAGTTCCAGCAGCTCCAGCAGCAAGGACAGGCCACACAG GTGCGAATCCAGACAGTCCAGGCACAGCAGCTCCAGCAGCACATGGCAGCAGCTTCC